A genome region from Hevea brasiliensis isolate MT/VB/25A 57/8 chromosome 7, ASM3005281v1, whole genome shotgun sequence includes the following:
- the LOC110640097 gene encoding dolichyl-diphosphooligosaccharide--protein glycosyltransferase 48 kDa subunit, with the protein MQLVSACTKTLLDSRGKAAAMEKFSISILLIISLLPFLCSSFSQESPTDRRILVLLDDFSLKSSHSIFFSSLKSRGFDLDFKLADDPKLALQRYGQYLYDGLVLFSPSVERFGVALDLAAVLDFVDSGHDLIVAADASASDLIKSIATECGVDFDEDPSALVIDHKTFAVSEIEGDHTLIAADDFIQSDVILGKTKIEAPVLFKGIAHSINGANGLALKVLSASPSAYSANPSSKLSSPPSLTGSTISLVSVMQARNNARIMITGSLDMFSNRCFRSGVQNAESAIKYDKSGNEQFVAELTKWIFHERGHLKAVNVRHHKLGETDEPAMYRIKDDLEFYVEIYEWSGKSWEPYVANDAQVQFYMMSPYVLKTLSTDQKGLYHTTFKVPDVYGVFQFKVEYERLGYTSLSLSKQIPVRPFRHNEYERFITTAFPYYGASFATMAGFFIFSFVYLYNK; encoded by the exons ATGCAACTGGTCAGTGCTTGTACCAAAACCCTTTTGGACTCGAGAGGGAAAGCCGCGGCAATGGAGAAATTCTCGATCTCAATACTCCTAATAATCTCACTCCTCCCCTTTCTCTGCTCCTCCTTCTCACAAGAATCCCCAACCGATCGCCGGATTCTAGTCTTGCTCGATGATTTCTCTCTGAAATCCTCCCACTCCATTTTCTTCAGCTCACTCAAGTCTCGTGGGTTCGACCTCGATTTCAAGCTTGCCGACGATCCCAAGCTCGCGCTTCAGAGATATGGCCAGTACTTGTATGATGGCTTGGTTCTCTTCTCTCCTTCTGTTGAGA GATTTGGAGTTGCATTGGATTTAGCGGCTGTGCTTGACTTCGTTGACTCGGGCCATGACTTGATTGTTGCCGCTGATGCTTCTGCATCTGATTTGATTAAGAGCATTGCCACAGAATGTGgagttgattttgatgaa GATCCATCGGCTTTGGTTATCGATCACAAAACCTTTGCAGTCTCAGAGATCGAAGGCGATCACACGTTGATTGCTGCAGATGATTTCATTCAATCTGATGTTATACTGGGAAAAACTAAAATTGAG GCCCCTGTACTTTTTAAAGGTATTGCACATTCTATAAATGGAGCCAATGGCCTG GCCTTGAAAGTCCTTTCAGCTTCCCCTTCAGCATATTCAGCCAATCCTAGTTCCAAGTTGTCAAGTCCTCCGTCTCTTACTGGATCTACTATCTCATTAGTTTCAGTAATGCAG GCTAGAAACAATGCTCGAATTATGATTACTGGCTCCTTAGATATGTTTAGTAACCG GTGTTTCAGATCAGGTGTGCAGAATGCTGAGAGTGCAATAAA ATATGATAAATCTGGTAATGAGCAGTTTGTGGCTGAACTTACCAAATGGATCTTCCATGAAAGAGGTCATCTAAAg GCTGTTAACGTTAGGCATCACAAACTTGGGGAAACTGATGAACCTGCAATGTATAGGATCAAAGATGACCTG GAATTTTAtgttgagatatatgaatggtcTGGAAAGAGCTGGGAACCATATGTGGCCAATGATGCTCAGGTTCAGTTCTACATGATGAGCCCTTATGTGTTGAAAACCCTATCAACTGACCAGAAG GGTCTGTATCATACAACATTCAAGGTGCCTGATGTGTACGGGGTTTTCCAGTTTAAGGTTGAGTATGAGAGGCTTGGATACACTAGCTTGTCCCTTTCCAAACAG ATTCCAGTTCGGCCCTTCAGACACAATGAATATGAGAGATTTATAACAACTGCCTTTCCCTATTATGGAGCTTCTTTTGCCACG ATGGCTGGCTTCTTTATCTTCAGTTTTGTTTACCTGTACAACAAGTGA